In Candidatus Cloacimonadota bacterium, a single window of DNA contains:
- a CDS encoding glycosyltransferase — protein MIANLLYGILLLLIASGAITYIVFVVRFYWGWKKLKQEKNYRKLRVSVVVVAHNEANNIPRLMTSLLSQDYPKNLYEIVFGDDHSVDETETIMQKYIEQGHNVRYIKSLGRDGVVSPKKLALNKAIVAADGDIILTTDADCIVPKTWISSMISCFTDDVSMVAGYSRTLIPAWNKASILQKYEHLDFALTYMVLGGGYTLGKSWACIGQNLAYRKSAWEDVGGFSKIWHLISGDDVNLMQLMRRKGHKIIFNFAADSFTYTHPVKSWKQFINQRSRWASNMKYQLYFNPEFFFILFSMACLYWGGIVLMFINFKLGLIIFLYRILIEHIMISYSRKQFGITARMLGFYPVWLIIQTFMLVFTMILGQFGFFVWHGKRPPKGDRNAYNNFR, from the coding sequence CTTTATGGCATATTACTTCTGTTAATTGCTTCGGGAGCAATTACATACATTGTTTTTGTAGTGCGTTTCTACTGGGGCTGGAAAAAACTAAAGCAGGAAAAGAACTATCGCAAACTGAGGGTTTCCGTAGTGGTGGTTGCCCATAATGAGGCTAATAATATCCCCCGTTTGATGACCAGCTTACTCTCTCAGGATTATCCTAAAAATCTTTATGAAATAGTATTTGGAGATGATCATTCGGTAGATGAAACAGAAACAATCATGCAGAAATATATAGAACAGGGGCACAATGTACGCTATATAAAATCCTTAGGCAGAGATGGAGTGGTTTCTCCCAAAAAATTGGCCCTAAATAAAGCTATAGTAGCGGCTGATGGGGATATTATCCTTACTACTGATGCCGATTGCATTGTACCCAAAACCTGGATATCCAGCATGATATCATGTTTCACTGACGACGTAAGTATGGTTGCAGGTTATTCCCGAACACTTATACCCGCATGGAACAAAGCAAGTATATTGCAAAAATATGAACATTTGGATTTTGCCCTTACATACATGGTTTTAGGCGGTGGATATACCTTAGGAAAAAGTTGGGCTTGCATAGGACAGAATTTAGCTTATCGAAAAAGTGCCTGGGAAGATGTGGGTGGTTTTAGCAAAATTTGGCATCTAATAAGTGGGGATGATGTAAATCTAATGCAGCTTATGCGACGAAAAGGGCATAAAATTATCTTCAATTTCGCTGCAGATTCTTTTACCTATACCCATCCGGTTAAAAGCTGGAAACAGTTTATTAACCAGCGTAGCCGTTGGGCTTCTAATATGAAATATCAGCTCTATTTCAATCCCGAGTTTTTCTTTATCCTGTTTTCGATGGCATGTCTTTATTGGGGCGGGATTGTATTAATGTTTATAAACTTCAAATTGGGCTTAATCATATTTCTTTACCGCATACTTATCGAACACATCATGATCTCATATTCTCGCAAGCAATTTGGGATAACTGCCCGTATGCTAGGCTTTTATCCTGTCTGGTTGATTATTCAAACTTTTATGCTTGTATTTACAATGATTCTGGGGCAGTTTGGGTTCTTTGTATGGCACGGTAAACGACCTCCCAAAGGAGATAGAAATGCATATAATAATTTTCGATGA